The stretch of DNA GTGACCGTCCGCCCCGGCGGTCCGCCATTCCACCAGGTACCGCCCCGGCCCCAGCCCCGCGGGGAGCGGGAGCGTGAGGGCGCGGTTCCCCGTGCCCGGCTCCGGGACGGCGGCCCCCGCCTGCACCGTGTCGCCGGATTCGGAAACGAGCGTCGCGGCGGTGAGCCGCGGCTCCACCCCCTGCGTGAAGCGGAGGCGGAGCTCGGTGGGCGGGGTGCGCAGGACCGCGTCCGCGGCGGGCGAGGAGGACTCCAGCCGGGTGTGGGCCGCCCCGGGTGCCGGGAGGGCCGCGAGGAGGAGGAGCGCGATGCAGAGCCGGAACAGGACGGCGAGGCGGTTCATGCCGGGAAGCTAGTCGGGCATCCCGCCAGCGGCAAACCGCCCGAACGCCCGGAGCGGGAGCGCGCTCGCGCGCCCCGCGCGCCGTGGCCCATTCGGCGCGGGGGGTGCAGCGGGAGCGCACCCCCTCCGATCTTTGGGGCGCGCCGGGGCTCCGGCGGCTCCTTCGGTCGATGCGCGTCCTCCCGCCCGCCGCCGCGGCGCGTGGAGGGCGCGTCCGTACAGGTGGCGAATGCAGGATTCCATGAGGCCCGCCCCGGCGATTGCCGGCGGCGCGCCGGAGACGATCTCCCCCGTCCCCACCTCCACCGCGGGTCTGCGGTACATGGCGGTGGGGGCGTTCTGGTTCTCGGTGATGAGCCTGCTGGTGAAGGTGGCGGGGACCCGCCTCCCCAGCGAGCAGATCGTGCTCGCGCGCGCCGTGGTGACGCTGGTGCTGAGCTGGGCGATGGTGCGGCGCGCCGGGGCGCCGCTCTGGGGGAAGGCGAAGGGGCGGCTGGCGCTCCGCGGCCTGGTCGGCGCGGTGGCGCTGAGCTGCTTCTACTTCTCGCTGGTGCACATCCCCATCGCCGAGGCCACGGTGATCCAGTACATGAACCCGGTGTTCACCGCGGTGCTGGCCGGCCTGGTGCTGGGGGAGCGGATGGGGCGGCGCGAGGTCGCCTGCGTGCTCCTCAGCCTGGTCGGCGTGGTGCTGGTGACGCACCCCGCCGCGCTCTTCGGCGGCCAGGCGCGGCTGAACCCGCTCTACGTCGGGATCGCGGTGGCGGGGGCGGTGTGCAGCGCGGGCGCGTACACCACCATCCGGACGCTGCGCGACGAGCACCCGCTGACCATCGTCTTCTACCTCCCGCTGCTCACCATCCCGGTCACCATCCCCCTGCTGGTGCTGGGTTCAGGCCCGCGCTGGCCCACGCCGCTGGAGTGGCTGGTGCTGCTGGGCGTGGGCGCGGCGACGCAGATCGCCCAGGTGTACATGACGCGCGGCCTGCAGATGGAGCGCGCCGGCCGCGCCACCGCGGTGGGCTACCTGCAGATCGTCTTCGCCGCCGCCTGGGGCGCGCTCTTCTTCGGCGAGTTCCCGGACGCGTGGAGCGTAGCCGGCGCCCTGCTGATCGTGGGGAGCACGCTGGTGCTGTTCCGCAGCGGCCGCCCGAAGCCGGCCGAGGCCGCGGTACCGGAGGAGTAGCCCCTGCCTGACCTCCGCACTTCGCACTTCGCACTCACGCACTCGTCGTCCATGTCTCATCTTCCCTTCGCCGCAGAGCTCCTCGTCGCCCGCCGGGCCGCCGCGGAGGCCGCCGCGCTCATCGTGGCCCGCGAGGGGGTGGCCGACGTCCGGGAGAAGGAGCGCACGGACCTGGTCACCGCGGTGGACGAGGCGGCCGAGCGCGCGGTGATCGCCCGCATCCGGGCGCACTTCCCGGACGACGGGATCGTCGCGGAGGAGACGGCCGCGGAGGCGCTGCACGGGGGGCGGAGGTGGATCGTGGACCCCATCGACGGGACCAACAACTTCGTGCACGGGCACCCCTTCACCTGCGTCAGCATCGCCTTCGCGGACGACGAGGGGCCGGCGGCGGGCGTCATCCACGCGCCGCTCCTGGGCGAGGTGTTCCATGCGGCGCGCGGCGGCGGGGCGTTCCTGAACGACGCGCCCATCCGCGTCAGCACCACGGACCGGCCGGCGCGGGCCATGCTGGCGACGGGGTTCCCGTTCAAGCAGGGGAAGGGGAAGCTGGAGCCCTTCTTCCGGCTGCTCGTCGACGTCCTGGGCGAGGCGCAGGACGTGCGGCGCGCGGGGAGCGCGGCGCTGGACCTGGCGTACGTGGCCGCCGGGCGGCTGGAGGGGTTCTTCGAGGTGGGGCTCGGGCCGTGGGACGTCGCCGCGGGGGCGCTGCTGGTGGAGGAGGCGGGGGGGAGGGTGGGCGGGTGGCCGGGAGACGCGGGCGGCCCGGTGGAGACGGGGCGCGTGCTCGCCAGCAACGACCGTCTCCACGGGTGGCTGGAGGCGCTGGTCGGGCGCCACGCCGACGGGCTCTGAGCGGCAGCGGGTCAGATGGGGATGCCGAGGCGCCGCGCCAGCTCCTCGCGCCGCTCGCGACTGAGCTTGAGCCGGGTCCCGTCGCGCAGGCGAACCACGTGGTCGCCGCGGAAGAGCGGCTCCAGCGCAGCGATGCGCTCCACGTTCACGATCGTGGAGCGGTGGATGCGGACGAAGTGCCGCGGGTCCAGATCCCGCTCCAGCACGTGCATCCGCTCGCGCAGCAGGTAGGTCTTGCCGCTGGTGTGGATCTCTGCATAGGGTCCGTCGGCCGCGATGTAGTCGATCTGCTCCGCGGGGATCAGGAGGCGCTGTCCCTTCACCTCCACCGCGATCCGCTCCAGGTGCCGGATCTCCCTCTCCATCGGGGCGGCGGGGAGTGTCGGGCCGCTCGGGTCCAGGAGAGCGCGAAGCCTGCGGGTGAGGTCGTCCACCTCGCGCAGGCGCAGACGCTCACGGGCGCGGGCGAGCGCCTGCTCGAAGCGCTCGTCGTCGAACGGCTTCAGCAGGTAGTCGAGCGCGGCCAGGTCGAACGCCTGCAGCGCGTAGCGGTCGTACGCGGTCACGAAGACCGTGGCGGGCATCCGCTCGGGGCCTACCAGGCGGACCACGTCCAGGCCGGTCAACCCGGGCATCTGCACGTCCAGGAAGACCAGGTCCACCGGCTCCGTCAGGAGCGTCTGGACGGCCCGGTGCGGATCCCCGAAGGAGCCCGCCAGCTGCACGTCCTCGTGGCCGGAGAGGAGGTCCTCCAGGCGTTGCCGGGCCGGCGGCTCGTCGTCCACCACGACGACACGGAGCGGACTCACTCGCCTCCGCCCACAGCGAGGGGCTCGGGCGCGGGCTCCGGCCGGGCGTGCGTGGAGACGCGATACGGCAGCACGAGCTCCACCGTGGCCCCTCCCCCATCGGTGTCGCGCAGGGTCAGCCGGCCCGCTTGCCCGTAGAGCTGCTCCAGGCGCGCCCGCGTGTTCCGGATCCCCACGCCTTCCACGACCTCCCGGCCCCGGAAGCCGGGACCATTGTCGCTCACCCGCAGGCGCAGCACCTCGCCCTCGCGCTCCACCTCCACGCCGATCCATCCGTCCGCCAGCGAAGCCGCGACCCCGTGCTCCACCGCGTTCTCCAGCACCGGCTGCAGGATCAGGGTCGGAACCAGCGCGTCCTCCAGCGAGGGCGCCACTTGCAGTTCGATCCGGAGCCGCTCGCCGAAGCGGGCCCGCACGATGTCCAGGTAGCCCTGCGCGAACCGCAGCTCCTCGCCCAGCGGGATTTCCTGCTCCGTCGATTCGAGCGCGCGACGCAGCAGCTCGCCCAGGCGGGCGATCACCCGTCGCGCATCACGCGGGTCCCGCTGCGTGAGGTTGGAGATGGTGTTCAGGGTGTTGAAGAGGAAGTGCGGGTGGAGCTGCATGCGGAGGGCCTGGAGGCGGGCTTCCGAGAGCTGCGCCTGCAGGCGCGCCGCAGCGAGCTGCTGGCGCTGGAGATCGCGGTAGGTATGCAGCGCCCACCCGGCAGTGAGGATGGCGAGATAGAAGAACAGCTGGAGACGGTACTGCACGTCGAGCACGTGTGCCGCCATTGCGGCCAGGTTGGAGGGGTGCCGCTCCGCCGGAGGATGCGCGAGGAGGTTGTGTACGTGGAACGTGAGGTATTCGTACACTCCGGTGATCAGGAGCGCGGCGCCCACGTGCAGCGGGCCGTTCCTGTGCCAGCTCCCACGCCCGATCGGGAAGCGGCCACTCAACCAGAAGATCAGGGGGGTGAGCAGGGCCCAGAGCGCAGCCTCGCAGAACTCCTCCAGGAGGCGTGCCGCGGTGGGGAGAGTGTAGTAGCTCCCGGGGTCCAGCCCCCACGCGACCGTCTGGATGGCGGCGTACGCCGCCCAGTAGAGCGCCCAGAAGCCGAGGATCGGTTTCCAGAGCGCCCCGATCCGCAGCTCGTGGCGATCCGGTGGCTGCGGGGCGGACGAGGGGGGCGGGGCAGAGACAGCGTGCATGCCGTTGTTCGACCGGGCTGAGGGTTTTGACCTCACATGTAAACCTCCCACCCCCGGCATGGGCAACCTCCACGTCACAGGACGGTCGCGCCGCGGCATGAACTGCCGTGACGGGCGCATCAGCCGGTCTCGACGGCGCACACGCCGGCGGTGTGCGGCAGATCGTCATCCGATTGCGACATCCGGACGGTTCGTGGCGGCCCCGAACGGATCCGTTACACCGGTCGCGCAGGGATCCGGCAGGCAGGATATCGTGGTGGGCAGTCACTGTCACCCGAACAGGCTGCTGAACCATGCGATCCCTCGTCCCCGTTTCGATGATCACCCTCCTCTGGAGTCTCGCGCAGGCTCTGAACGCCCAGGAGAGCTCCCGACCTGGCTGGGCGGCCGACTCACTCCGGCAGGTCGCCGCCCTTCGAGTAGAGAAGGCACCGCCGCGCATCGACGGCCACCTCGACGACCCGGCGTGGGCGTCGGCGCCCATCGCCACGGGCTTCGTACAGCGGGAACCCAGCCCCGCCGCTCCGGCGGCGGAGGAGACGGAGGTCCGGGTCGTATACGACGCGGAGGCGATCTACGTCGCGATGCGCCTGCATGACACACGGGCGGACTCCATCGCCAGGCCCCTCGCCCGCCGGGACGCGAGCATAGAGCACTCCGACTGGGCATACGTGATGCTGGACAGCCGCGACGACAACCGCACGGCGTACGTCTTCGCGGTGAATCCCAGGGAGGTGCGGAAGGACCTCTTCGTCTACGACGACGCGAGGGAGGACCCGACTTGGGACGCGGTGTGGAGCGTGGCGACCCGGGTCGACTCCGCGGGCTGGACGGCGGAGTTCAGGATCCCGCTCTCGCAGCTCCGCTTCAGCCCCGGGCAGACGTCGTGGGGGGTGAACTTCGGGCGATACCTCGCGCGGCGGGGGGAGAGGAGCTTCTGGTCGCCGTGGCTGCCGAGCTCGCCGGGGTACGTGTCCAGCTTCGGGGTGCTCGCGGGGCTGGGCGGCGTCTCCGCACCCCGCAGGCTGGAGCTCCTCCCCTATGCCGTCGGCCGGCTCACCCGCGCCCCCGGCGAGGATGCGGACCCGTTCCACCGGCCGAACGAACCCGGCGGCTCCCTGGGGCTCGACCTGAGCTACGGCCTCAGCTCCGACTTTTCGCTCACCGCCACCCTGAACCCCGACTTCGGCCAGGTGGAGGCCGATCCCGCGGAGGTCAACCTGACCGCCTTCGAGACCCGCTTCGAAGAGAGGCGCCCCTTCTTCCTGGAGGGGACGGACATCTTCGAGTTCGGGCTTTCCGGGGGCGAGGATCTCTTCTATCCGCGCCGGATCGGACGGCGCCCCCAGGGCGGCGTCCCCGGGAGCGCCCGGTTCCGGGAAGTGCCCGAGGCGAGCACCATACTGGGTGCGGTGAAGCTCTCCGGGAAGACCTCCGGAGGTTGGTCCCTCGGCTTCCTGGACGCGCTGACCGCGCCCGTGACCGGGCGTTACGTCGCCTCCGACAGGCAGGTGCGGGAGGCCGCCGTGGAGCCGTGGACCAACTACGGGGTGCTCCGTGCCACCCGGGATTTCCGGGGCGGGGGAAGCTCGGTGGGCGCGATCTTCACCGCTACGCACCGCTCCATCGAGGACGACGCGCTCGCCTTCCTTCCCGACGCCGCCTTCGTGGGCGGCATGGATGCCCGGCACCGCTTCGGTGGGGGAGACTACGAGGTGCGGGGCTACGCGGCAGCGAGCCAGGTCCGAGGGGGCGTCCCGGCCATCCAGCGCCTGCAGCGGAATTCCGCCCGCTACCTTCAGCGGCCCGACGCGTGGCACCTCGACTACCACCCCGACGCCACCG from Longimicrobiaceae bacterium encodes:
- a CDS encoding sensor histidine kinase; its protein translation is MHAVSAPPPSSAPQPPDRHELRIGALWKPILGFWALYWAAYAAIQTVAWGLDPGSYYTLPTAARLLEEFCEAALWALLTPLIFWLSGRFPIGRGSWHRNGPLHVGAALLITGVYEYLTFHVHNLLAHPPAERHPSNLAAMAAHVLDVQYRLQLFFYLAILTAGWALHTYRDLQRQQLAAARLQAQLSEARLQALRMQLHPHFLFNTLNTISNLTQRDPRDARRVIARLGELLRRALESTEQEIPLGEELRFAQGYLDIVRARFGERLRIELQVAPSLEDALVPTLILQPVLENAVEHGVAASLADGWIGVEVEREGEVLRLRVSDNGPGFRGREVVEGVGIRNTRARLEQLYGQAGRLTLRDTDGGGATVELVLPYRVSTHARPEPAPEPLAVGGGE
- a CDS encoding LytTR family DNA-binding domain-containing protein; translation: MSPLRVVVVDDEPPARQRLEDLLSGHEDVQLAGSFGDPHRAVQTLLTEPVDLVFLDVQMPGLTGLDVVRLVGPERMPATVFVTAYDRYALQAFDLAALDYLLKPFDDERFEQALARARERLRLREVDDLTRRLRALLDPSGPTLPAAPMEREIRHLERIAVEVKGQRLLIPAEQIDYIAADGPYAEIHTSGKTYLLRERMHVLERDLDPRHFVRIHRSTIVNVERIAALEPLFRGDHVVRLRDGTRLKLSRERREELARRLGIPI
- a CDS encoding DUF5916 domain-containing protein → MRSLVPVSMITLLWSLAQALNAQESSRPGWAADSLRQVAALRVEKAPPRIDGHLDDPAWASAPIATGFVQREPSPAAPAAEETEVRVVYDAEAIYVAMRLHDTRADSIARPLARRDASIEHSDWAYVMLDSRDDNRTAYVFAVNPREVRKDLFVYDDAREDPTWDAVWSVATRVDSAGWTAEFRIPLSQLRFSPGQTSWGVNFGRYLARRGERSFWSPWLPSSPGYVSSFGVLAGLGGVSAPRRLELLPYAVGRLTRAPGEDADPFHRPNEPGGSLGLDLSYGLSSDFSLTATLNPDFGQVEADPAEVNLTAFETRFEERRPFFLEGTDIFEFGLSGGEDLFYPRRIGRRPQGGVPGSARFREVPEASTILGAVKLSGKTSGGWSLGFLDALTAPVTGRYVASDRQVREAAVEPWTNYGVLRATRDFRGGGSSVGAIFTATHRSIEDDALAFLPDAAFVGGMDARHRFGGGDYEVRGYAAASQVRGGVPAIQRLQRNSARYLQRPDAWHLDYHPDATVLGGAAASLQVARIGGSWRWEAEGSLLSPGFEANDLGYQPVADRIFQRLAVEYRRHRPGPRFRRWDLRLSQGSDWTSGGERVGTVTTLFSNFELANRWSGFAQLMRRYPALSTSALRGGPALQIPGYWRPVVSLRTDRRKRVSGRLLVNAKLGDAEGDRFLDVSPSVELRTAALELSVGPSMEWNRDPWQYVGQREVDGERHYFFGRLRQAELSLKARLNYTFSPGLSFQLYAEPFLNAGTYDRFAEVTSPRAAETGDRFRRFEPGDLFRSEADRYRVDLDGDGRTDTEFRNPDFNVRQLRSNAVLRWEYGPGSTLFLVWSQGRRESLTDGTFDLREGAAGLWKAPSTNVLLLKVSRWVPF
- a CDS encoding DMT family transporter, producing the protein MRPAPAIAGGAPETISPVPTSTAGLRYMAVGAFWFSVMSLLVKVAGTRLPSEQIVLARAVVTLVLSWAMVRRAGAPLWGKAKGRLALRGLVGAVALSCFYFSLVHIPIAEATVIQYMNPVFTAVLAGLVLGERMGRREVACVLLSLVGVVLVTHPAALFGGQARLNPLYVGIAVAGAVCSAGAYTTIRTLRDEHPLTIVFYLPLLTIPVTIPLLVLGSGPRWPTPLEWLVLLGVGAATQIAQVYMTRGLQMERAGRATAVGYLQIVFAAAWGALFFGEFPDAWSVAGALLIVGSTLVLFRSGRPKPAEAAVPEE
- a CDS encoding inositol monophosphatase family protein; translated protein: MSHLPFAAELLVARRAAAEAAALIVAREGVADVREKERTDLVTAVDEAAERAVIARIRAHFPDDGIVAEETAAEALHGGRRWIVDPIDGTNNFVHGHPFTCVSIAFADDEGPAAGVIHAPLLGEVFHAARGGGAFLNDAPIRVSTTDRPARAMLATGFPFKQGKGKLEPFFRLLVDVLGEAQDVRRAGSAALDLAYVAAGRLEGFFEVGLGPWDVAAGALLVEEAGGRVGGWPGDAGGPVETGRVLASNDRLHGWLEALVGRHADGL
- a CDS encoding copper resistance CopC family protein, with translation MNRLAVLFRLCIALLLLAALPAPGAAHTRLESSSPAADAVLRTPPTELRLRFTQGVEPRLTAATLVSESGDTVQAGAAVPEPGTGNRALTLPLPAGLGPGRYLVEWRTAGADGHVIRGAFSFAVEGLALPADTAAPPAPPPPPPAGGHAGEMEADGVFSAASPLAVLARWLAFLGLLGLVGSVAFRLAVIPAA